The window ACAAGCCCGGTAAGCTTTTCTTTCTGGAATACTGGAAGGGCATTTAATCCACTTTCTTTTAAAAGTTTCACGGCATCCATTACATCCGCTTTTTCATCAAGCTTTGGGGCATTTATAGAAAAGTTATACACCCTGGAATTTGTCCTAACGCTTCCACGCCTCAGTATATTTTTGTATGTAAGCATGCTCACATATTTCCCACCGGACATTACAGGGAGCTGCTGTATGTCATTATCCTTCATCTTTGAAATTGCCTCTGATATCTTGGCATCGCTATCTATAACAATAAGGTCCTTCTTCATGATTTCTCCAACATTCATTGTATCACCAGAATCTAAGCTTTTTTTCTGTTATCAACGTGTTAATCTCTTCTGTCTTATTTAATTTATTGGATATGCCTGAAAGGGCATCTGCAACTACATCCATACTGTTTATGCCCCACCGTGTGATTTCCTGGGTTCCAATCCTTCCAAACCTGTCTATAATTATCCTGTTATTTTCCAGTTCCACGGAAAATGAATGATTATCAAATCCTTTTTTCCTTAGGAATTGTTCATCCAGCAGCAGCTGGTGGGTTTTACTTTCCTCTGTCCCGGGCAGCAGATTGAACCCGGCTTCCCTCAGATAAGTGGAGAGATTCTTCGTATTCTCAACAACCTTTTTTGCGTACTGCTCCCCATATTTTATCATTTCCTCCACAGCAATGGAAAGTGATGCAACACGTGACAGGTTGACATTGTCCATTGTATTGAATATGGTGTTTTCATTGATGTTACCGGCAATGTCTTCTTCATTTGTAATTATTATTCCTCCCTGGGGGCCGAAAAATGTTTTGTGGGTGGAACCATATACTATATCAGAATACTTCAATGCATCTGGCTGGAAGGCCTTCCCTGCAAGGAGCCCCATCACATGTGATGCGTCATATAAAACT of the Ferroplasma sp. genome contains:
- a CDS encoding beta-eliminating lyase-related protein — translated: MDTADLIEKYNTYRNNTLNLQASENVLSPHARAALSSDMASRYSLNIGEYNAYGGTGYYDSILDLLEKNTKKLFGSKYSESRPLSGHIAAEISLLSVLGHNRNVMAVSEEDGGYPGYSREHLDRVLGYRLHDAPYKNFDLDYDALEAKIRETGTGILILGQSMFIKPYNMKIINEIKERTGIKVLYDASHVMGLLAGKAFQPDALKYSDIVYGSTHKTFFGPQGGIIITNEEDIAGNINENTIFNTMDNVNLSRVASLSIAVEEMIKYGEQYAKKVVENTKNLSTYLREAGFNLLPGTEESKTHQLLLDEQFLRKKGFDNHSFSVELENNRIIIDRFGRIGTQEITRWGINSMDVVADALSGISNKLNKTEEINTLITEKKLRFW